A single window of Myxocyprinus asiaticus isolate MX2 ecotype Aquarium Trade chromosome 48, UBuf_Myxa_2, whole genome shotgun sequence DNA harbors:
- the ccdc77 gene encoding coiled-coil domain-containing protein 77 isoform X2: protein MMDSPPTKEHKRKSPERREPLESPLPSISERLAYLRPSRELLEFYRQKVAQFDGEHEDLLQMLEKYRSTAEEQEREQALRLYAENDRLKIRELEDRKKIQHLLALVGPDPGEITYFHREPPHKVTIPQKKIQPRSQDESKVAKPRPVSVRGTSRKSSKDGEDTTSSEQYKRDNQTLLLQVEALQAQMEEQTRLAKEQVEALLEDRRIHLEERQVQHQRDQERITALTDKLQRTQNLLYESTRDFLQLKFESRAHEKGWMVEKDCLLRELDSCQERLREARDYPEQPPLSTDVLFLTQPSHESSQTHREEIRALQEELKQAHKLADMYREQCVTLETELSQIREEGDVGREIFKERSDKMAKRLQLMTQRYEALEKRRAMEVEGFKTDIKHLRQKVKDVEKYLFKVTLNVGPNQDLAILHEVRQTNSRTKKVQDELKTLKAKIYKLENDLRYS from the exons ATGATGGATTCCCCACCCACAAAGGAGCATAAAAGAAAAAG TCCTGAGCGGAGGGAGCCGCTGGAGTCTCCACTGCCCTCCATCTCAGAGCGTCTGGCATACCTGCGACCGTCCCGAGAGCTGCTGGAGTTCTACAGGCAGAAGGTGGCACAGTTTGACGGAGAACACGAGGATCTGCTGCAGATGCTGGAGAAATACAGGAGCACCGCTGAGGAGCAG GAGAGAGAGCAGGCGCTGCGACTGTACGCTGAGAACGACCGCCTCAAAATCAG AGAGCTGGAGGACCGGAAAAAGATCCAGCATCTTTTAGCGCTAGTCGGTCCAGATCCTGGCGAGATCACCTATTTTCACCGTGAGCCTCCACACAAG GTCACTATTCCTCAAAAGAAGATCCAGCCGAGATCCCAGGACGAATCCAAGGTGGCAAAACCAAGGCCTGTATCAGTAAGAG GAACAAGCAGGAAGTCGTCCAAAGATGGAGAAGACACCACAAGTTCAGAGCAGTACAAGAGAGACAATCAGACCTTACTGCTACAG GTGGAGGCGCTACAGGCTCAAATGGAGGAACAGACGCGGCTGGCTAAAGAGCAGGTGGAGGCGCTGCTGGAAGACAGACGCATACACCTGGAGGAGAGGCAGGTGCAGCACCAGAGAGACCAGGAGAGAATCACAGCCCTCACTGACAA ACTCCAGCGCACACAGAATCTTCTATATGAGAGCACGAGGGATTTCCTGCAGCTGAAGTTTGAAAGTCGAGCTCATGAGAAGGGTTGGATGGTGGAGAAGGACTGCCTGCTGAGAGAGCTGGACTCCTGTCAGGAGAGACTCCGAGAGGCACGCGATTACCCTGAGCAGCCTCCTCTATCCACAGATGTTCTATTTCTCACACAGCCCAGCCACGAGTCCAGCCAGACACACCGGGAGGAGATCAGG GCTTTGCAAGAGGAACTGAAACAGGCTCATAAACTGGCCGACATGTACCGAGAGCAGTGTGTGACTCTAGAGACCGAACTGTCTCAGATCAGAGAAGAGGGCGATGTGGGCCGAGAGATCTTCAAA gagcGCTCTGATAAGATGGCCAAGCGTCTACAGTTGATGACTCAACGTTATGAAGCCCTGGAGAAGAGACGGGCCATGGAGGTGGAGGGATTCAAGACCGACATCAAACACCTACGACAGAAAGTCAAAGATGTGGAGAAATATCTCTTCAAA GTGACACTTAACGTGGGTCCTAATCAGGACTTGGCAATTCTCCATGAAGTGCGGCAGACCAACAGCCGCACGAAAAAAGTCCAGgacgagctgaagaccctcaagGCAAAAATCTACAAACTGGAGAATGACCTGAGATACAGCTGA
- the ccdc77 gene encoding coiled-coil domain-containing protein 77 isoform X3 — protein MMDSPPTKEHKRKSPERREPLESPLPSISERLAYLRPSRELLEFYRQKVAQFDGEHEDLLQMLEKYRSTAEEQVTIPQKKIQPRSQDESKVAKPRPVSVRGTSRKSSKDGEDTTSSEQYKRDNQTLLLQVEALQAQMEEQTRLAKEQVEALLEDRRIHLEERQVQHQRDQERITALTDKLQRTQNLLYESTRDFLQLKFESRAHEKGWMVEKDCLLRELDSCQERLREARDYPEQPPLSTDVLFLTQPSHESSQTHREEIRALQEELKQAHKLADMYREQCVTLETELSQIREEGDVGREIFKERSDKMAKRLQLMTQRYEALEKRRAMEVEGFKTDIKHLRQKVKDVEKYLFKVTLNVGPNQDLAILHEVRQTNSRTKKVQDELKTLKAKIYKLENDLRYS, from the exons ATGATGGATTCCCCACCCACAAAGGAGCATAAAAGAAAAAG TCCTGAGCGGAGGGAGCCGCTGGAGTCTCCACTGCCCTCCATCTCAGAGCGTCTGGCATACCTGCGACCGTCCCGAGAGCTGCTGGAGTTCTACAGGCAGAAGGTGGCACAGTTTGACGGAGAACACGAGGATCTGCTGCAGATGCTGGAGAAATACAGGAGCACCGCTGAGGAGCAG GTCACTATTCCTCAAAAGAAGATCCAGCCGAGATCCCAGGACGAATCCAAGGTGGCAAAACCAAGGCCTGTATCAGTAAGAG GAACAAGCAGGAAGTCGTCCAAAGATGGAGAAGACACCACAAGTTCAGAGCAGTACAAGAGAGACAATCAGACCTTACTGCTACAG GTGGAGGCGCTACAGGCTCAAATGGAGGAACAGACGCGGCTGGCTAAAGAGCAGGTGGAGGCGCTGCTGGAAGACAGACGCATACACCTGGAGGAGAGGCAGGTGCAGCACCAGAGAGACCAGGAGAGAATCACAGCCCTCACTGACAA ACTCCAGCGCACACAGAATCTTCTATATGAGAGCACGAGGGATTTCCTGCAGCTGAAGTTTGAAAGTCGAGCTCATGAGAAGGGTTGGATGGTGGAGAAGGACTGCCTGCTGAGAGAGCTGGACTCCTGTCAGGAGAGACTCCGAGAGGCACGCGATTACCCTGAGCAGCCTCCTCTATCCACAGATGTTCTATTTCTCACACAGCCCAGCCACGAGTCCAGCCAGACACACCGGGAGGAGATCAGG GCTTTGCAAGAGGAACTGAAACAGGCTCATAAACTGGCCGACATGTACCGAGAGCAGTGTGTGACTCTAGAGACCGAACTGTCTCAGATCAGAGAAGAGGGCGATGTGGGCCGAGAGATCTTCAAA gagcGCTCTGATAAGATGGCCAAGCGTCTACAGTTGATGACTCAACGTTATGAAGCCCTGGAGAAGAGACGGGCCATGGAGGTGGAGGGATTCAAGACCGACATCAAACACCTACGACAGAAAGTCAAAGATGTGGAGAAATATCTCTTCAAA GTGACACTTAACGTGGGTCCTAATCAGGACTTGGCAATTCTCCATGAAGTGCGGCAGACCAACAGCCGCACGAAAAAAGTCCAGgacgagctgaagaccctcaagGCAAAAATCTACAAACTGGAGAATGACCTGAGATACAGCTGA
- the ccdc77 gene encoding coiled-coil domain-containing protein 77 isoform X1, producing MMDSPPTKEHKRKSPERREPLESPLPSISERLAYLRPSRELLEFYRQKVAQFDGEHEDLLQMLEKYRSTAEEQHKLQWEVRQREEEIVELQKALSDMQVYLFQEREQALRLYAENDRLKIRELEDRKKIQHLLALVGPDPGEITYFHREPPHKVTIPQKKIQPRSQDESKVAKPRPVSVRGTSRKSSKDGEDTTSSEQYKRDNQTLLLQVEALQAQMEEQTRLAKEQVEALLEDRRIHLEERQVQHQRDQERITALTDKLQRTQNLLYESTRDFLQLKFESRAHEKGWMVEKDCLLRELDSCQERLREARDYPEQPPLSTDVLFLTQPSHESSQTHREEIRALQEELKQAHKLADMYREQCVTLETELSQIREEGDVGREIFKERSDKMAKRLQLMTQRYEALEKRRAMEVEGFKTDIKHLRQKVKDVEKYLFKVTLNVGPNQDLAILHEVRQTNSRTKKVQDELKTLKAKIYKLENDLRYS from the exons ATGATGGATTCCCCACCCACAAAGGAGCATAAAAGAAAAAG TCCTGAGCGGAGGGAGCCGCTGGAGTCTCCACTGCCCTCCATCTCAGAGCGTCTGGCATACCTGCGACCGTCCCGAGAGCTGCTGGAGTTCTACAGGCAGAAGGTGGCACAGTTTGACGGAGAACACGAGGATCTGCTGCAGATGCTGGAGAAATACAGGAGCACCGCTGAGGAGCAG CATAAGTTGCAATGGGAGGTGCGTCAGCGTGAAGAGGAGATTGTAGAGCTCCAGAAAGCCCTCAGTGATATGCAGGTGTATCTGTTCCAGGAGAGAGAGCAGGCGCTGCGACTGTACGCTGAGAACGACCGCCTCAAAATCAG AGAGCTGGAGGACCGGAAAAAGATCCAGCATCTTTTAGCGCTAGTCGGTCCAGATCCTGGCGAGATCACCTATTTTCACCGTGAGCCTCCACACAAG GTCACTATTCCTCAAAAGAAGATCCAGCCGAGATCCCAGGACGAATCCAAGGTGGCAAAACCAAGGCCTGTATCAGTAAGAG GAACAAGCAGGAAGTCGTCCAAAGATGGAGAAGACACCACAAGTTCAGAGCAGTACAAGAGAGACAATCAGACCTTACTGCTACAG GTGGAGGCGCTACAGGCTCAAATGGAGGAACAGACGCGGCTGGCTAAAGAGCAGGTGGAGGCGCTGCTGGAAGACAGACGCATACACCTGGAGGAGAGGCAGGTGCAGCACCAGAGAGACCAGGAGAGAATCACAGCCCTCACTGACAA ACTCCAGCGCACACAGAATCTTCTATATGAGAGCACGAGGGATTTCCTGCAGCTGAAGTTTGAAAGTCGAGCTCATGAGAAGGGTTGGATGGTGGAGAAGGACTGCCTGCTGAGAGAGCTGGACTCCTGTCAGGAGAGACTCCGAGAGGCACGCGATTACCCTGAGCAGCCTCCTCTATCCACAGATGTTCTATTTCTCACACAGCCCAGCCACGAGTCCAGCCAGACACACCGGGAGGAGATCAGG GCTTTGCAAGAGGAACTGAAACAGGCTCATAAACTGGCCGACATGTACCGAGAGCAGTGTGTGACTCTAGAGACCGAACTGTCTCAGATCAGAGAAGAGGGCGATGTGGGCCGAGAGATCTTCAAA gagcGCTCTGATAAGATGGCCAAGCGTCTACAGTTGATGACTCAACGTTATGAAGCCCTGGAGAAGAGACGGGCCATGGAGGTGGAGGGATTCAAGACCGACATCAAACACCTACGACAGAAAGTCAAAGATGTGGAGAAATATCTCTTCAAA GTGACACTTAACGTGGGTCCTAATCAGGACTTGGCAATTCTCCATGAAGTGCGGCAGACCAACAGCCGCACGAAAAAAGTCCAGgacgagctgaagaccctcaagGCAAAAATCTACAAACTGGAGAATGACCTGAGATACAGCTGA
- the LOC127437649 gene encoding haloacid dehalogenase-like hydrolase domain-containing 5 isoform X2 — translation MAEIFSRLNMFKLVWRGVKPRTKIDRSLFGLLFDIDGVLVRGRTPIPEAKQCFRNLVDRNGKYKVPVVFVTNAGNSLRQTKAEQLSHLLEVEVSPDQVMLSHSPLRVFTQFHDLCVLVSGQGPVVEVAHNVGFKNVVTIDMLREAYPQLDVVDHHRRPKDEVTPSKNLPPIEAVILFGEPIRWETNLQLIVDVLLTNGRPGNPVTSLHYPHIPVLACNMDLLWMAEAKNPRFGHGMFLVCLENIYKKITGCELKYEALIGKPSVVTYNYAELLIRQQAESLGWTRPVERLYAIGDNPMADIYGANLYNRYLKAVHRTRAQVQAQGGSTGQVTGDLQCEASDDDKRSGQVMVGGSFEHQLPDGCSSILVCTGVYNRDHQDLPSDPEQTVTEHQIFHGHRDFRFDPSLTQPSFVVQDVQEGVELVFQLEGKATTTNPQQVRHSGQGLCVRTCP, via the exons ATGGCAGAGATCTTTTCTCGCTTGAATATGTTCAAACTCGTGTGGAGAGGCGTGAAACCGAGAACGAAAATC GACCGCAGCTTGTTTGGACTTCTATTTGACATTGACGGAGTGCTTGTACGTGGACGAACACCCATTCCAGAAGCCAAACAGTGTTTCAGGAACCTGGTGGACAGGAATGGAAAATACAAGGTTCCCGTCGTGTTCGTGACGAATGCAGGGAACAGTCTACGACAAACCAAGGCTGAGCAGCTGTCTCACCTCCTGGAGGTCGAG GTGTCTCCAGATCAGGTAATGCTGTCTCACAGTCCGCTGCGGGTTTTCACTCAGTTCCATGACCTGTGCGTGCTGGTGTCCGGACAGGGACCAGTGGTGGAGGTTGCACACAA TGTTGGTTTTAAGAACGTTGTGACAATTGACATGCTGCGGGAGGCGTACCCTCAACTCGACGTGGTGGATCATCATCGTAGACCCAAAGACGAG GTTACCCCCTCTAAGAATTTACCACCAATTGAAG CTGTCATCCTTTTTGGTGAGCCTATCAGGTGGGAGACTAACTTGCAACTGATTGTTGATGTGCTCTTGACCAATGGGAGGCCGGGAAACCCTGTGACATCATTGCATTACCCACACATCCCTGTACTGGCCTGCAATATGGATCTGCTGTGGATGGCCGAGGCAAAAAACCCTCG atttGGTCATGGTATGTTCCTGGTGTGCCTGGAGAATATCTATAAGAAGATAACTGGTTGTGAGCTGAAGTATGAAGCTCTGATTGGAAAACCTAGCGTTGTGACCTATAACTATGCAGAGCTACTTATTCGACAGCAGGCCGAGAGCTTGGGCTGGACCCGACCCGTTGAGAGACTTTACGCCATCGG TGACAACCCCATGGCAGACATTTATGGTGCAAATCTGTACAACCGCTATCTCAAAGCAGTGCATCGCACTCGCGCTCAAGTGCAAGCTCAGGGTGGCTCGACCGGCCAGGTAACTGGAGACCTGCAGTGTGAAGCGTCCGACGACGACAAACGCTCTGGACAGGTGATGGTCGGGGGTTCGTTCGAACACCAACTACCTGATGGGTGCAGCTCCATTCTGGTCTGTACAGGCGTCTATAACCGCGACCACCAGGACTTGCCCTCTGACCCTGAGCAGACGGTCACAGAGCACCAGATTTTCCACGGTCACCGGGACTTTCGATTCGACCCGAGCCTGACCCAGCCTTCCTTCGTAGTCCAGGACGTTCAGGAAGGAGTGGAGTTGGTCTTTCAGCTTGAGG
- the LOC127437649 gene encoding haloacid dehalogenase-like hydrolase domain-containing 5 isoform X1, which yields MAEIFSRLNMFKLVWRGVKPRTKIVSPAAPSAQILRRYSADRSLFGLLFDIDGVLVRGRTPIPEAKQCFRNLVDRNGKYKVPVVFVTNAGNSLRQTKAEQLSHLLEVEVSPDQVMLSHSPLRVFTQFHDLCVLVSGQGPVVEVAHNVGFKNVVTIDMLREAYPQLDVVDHHRRPKDEVTPSKNLPPIEAVILFGEPIRWETNLQLIVDVLLTNGRPGNPVTSLHYPHIPVLACNMDLLWMAEAKNPRFGHGMFLVCLENIYKKITGCELKYEALIGKPSVVTYNYAELLIRQQAESLGWTRPVERLYAIGDNPMADIYGANLYNRYLKAVHRTRAQVQAQGGSTGQVTGDLQCEASDDDKRSGQVMVGGSFEHQLPDGCSSILVCTGVYNRDHQDLPSDPEQTVTEHQIFHGHRDFRFDPSLTQPSFVVQDVQEGVELVFQLEGKATTTNPQQVRHSGQGLCVRTCP from the exons ATGGCAGAGATCTTTTCTCGCTTGAATATGTTCAAACTCGTGTGGAGAGGCGTGAAACCGAGAACGAAAATCGTGAGTCCCGCAGCTCCTTCTGCGCAGATATTGCGCCGCTACAGCGCA GACCGCAGCTTGTTTGGACTTCTATTTGACATTGACGGAGTGCTTGTACGTGGACGAACACCCATTCCAGAAGCCAAACAGTGTTTCAGGAACCTGGTGGACAGGAATGGAAAATACAAGGTTCCCGTCGTGTTCGTGACGAATGCAGGGAACAGTCTACGACAAACCAAGGCTGAGCAGCTGTCTCACCTCCTGGAGGTCGAG GTGTCTCCAGATCAGGTAATGCTGTCTCACAGTCCGCTGCGGGTTTTCACTCAGTTCCATGACCTGTGCGTGCTGGTGTCCGGACAGGGACCAGTGGTGGAGGTTGCACACAA TGTTGGTTTTAAGAACGTTGTGACAATTGACATGCTGCGGGAGGCGTACCCTCAACTCGACGTGGTGGATCATCATCGTAGACCCAAAGACGAG GTTACCCCCTCTAAGAATTTACCACCAATTGAAG CTGTCATCCTTTTTGGTGAGCCTATCAGGTGGGAGACTAACTTGCAACTGATTGTTGATGTGCTCTTGACCAATGGGAGGCCGGGAAACCCTGTGACATCATTGCATTACCCACACATCCCTGTACTGGCCTGCAATATGGATCTGCTGTGGATGGCCGAGGCAAAAAACCCTCG atttGGTCATGGTATGTTCCTGGTGTGCCTGGAGAATATCTATAAGAAGATAACTGGTTGTGAGCTGAAGTATGAAGCTCTGATTGGAAAACCTAGCGTTGTGACCTATAACTATGCAGAGCTACTTATTCGACAGCAGGCCGAGAGCTTGGGCTGGACCCGACCCGTTGAGAGACTTTACGCCATCGG TGACAACCCCATGGCAGACATTTATGGTGCAAATCTGTACAACCGCTATCTCAAAGCAGTGCATCGCACTCGCGCTCAAGTGCAAGCTCAGGGTGGCTCGACCGGCCAGGTAACTGGAGACCTGCAGTGTGAAGCGTCCGACGACGACAAACGCTCTGGACAGGTGATGGTCGGGGGTTCGTTCGAACACCAACTACCTGATGGGTGCAGCTCCATTCTGGTCTGTACAGGCGTCTATAACCGCGACCACCAGGACTTGCCCTCTGACCCTGAGCAGACGGTCACAGAGCACCAGATTTTCCACGGTCACCGGGACTTTCGATTCGACCCGAGCCTGACCCAGCCTTCCTTCGTAGTCCAGGACGTTCAGGAAGGAGTGGAGTTGGTCTTTCAGCTTGAGG